One Manduca sexta isolate Smith_Timp_Sample1 chromosome 26, JHU_Msex_v1.0, whole genome shotgun sequence genomic region harbors:
- the LOC115452985 gene encoding bromodomain and WD repeat-containing protein 1 isoform X2, which translates to MEESNDEHNVVPELYFLIAKFLCGGPLKETAKTLLKELESVEVLPRRLDWEGAEHAQSYRELAAQYSDISWQRLATVCERALRLARVAPSVAQDSETQGAAVPSAEQSRLTARLSLLSETLVRPKPKYSFFKQDHSLVRRLVHRELGLGGAATAGGRGGEAAFPARLLSGLQLQRRTLGHLSAVYCVVFDCTGRYVVTGADDLLVKVWVARDGRLAATLRGCGAEVTDVCVSRDGALLAVGSVERLVRVWCLATGAPRAVLHAHAGTITSVHWSPATRGEVRWLASTSTDGSVAFWSSSADGQFLSQPVQYVERMRPGACHMICAAWSAGGAFLAAGSADQHVRVYALHHTAPTPRRVLEVAVHGDAVDSIAWAHRGLRFVSGSKDGSAALWTLHATQWRHAMLVPADKQRAADGKRLKVTMVCWDCSDAYVVTAVSDNTVRVWCSRTCMQVRCLSGHRDEAYVLEAHPFLPAVLLSAGHDGQLFVWDAAAGEVLAQFHNRIEGQGDGAIFDAKWGGGATIAATDSHGHLLLLGLGRGHRLLSELPAELFFHTDYRPLVRDALGGALDEQTETPPHLMPPPFLVDVEGAPHAPRFQRLVPGRENLALNQLIPAADAPRSRIDAMIAELAGGGGGPGGLGGLGGEARGVWRGEGVRHTAGSWQRGDPLLVPHSTRPIVPPLAPAARRALEQACAELNALEMSWYRREMRRRPVMISTATDSASGRRRPGPRARAPRAARPPPARPPPPRVEEEPPESASHSDTSDESVRLSGSAHSSRDRSSFASSLDLTDSSTSSDSSEYSDWETGAALAPPARARRRPLPARRYSPSTSTNKRTERPSTSAAADGASGSGGGEPAEADAVDGDGEGSASGTGAGAAADDLPDVYRPGEWLTAVAPRKAPYHPQMGDMCLYFRVGHQRYFEAVAVKDLYKINQRDKPWERTQVHECELAKVVGVRYEIKPPRVASVRLACALDAGRPRSLTVRYHDMPDVIDFLVLRQQYDAAVARRWGPGDRFRCMIDDSWWSGVVLERCPTAPRDAEADPRPSVADSAAERFSREAASHFLSLRVRWDNGEVERLSPWDLEPVDPTREPTEPGGSVAVLPRELETALYRAEAHEWPPRGNRAAACHAIALHIGQVMSLSVAEPFVAPVDLQLYPTYARVVPYPIDLATIKARFENLFYRRMAAAQFDVRYLATNAELFNEARSPIVRQARLLTDLLLYIISHWHEVDVVAKYHELAASYQSSDDEPLAPSRKSRRAARRRSGAAESGTDRAGDKWRAACSEVLRSLLASADAEPFLAPVSESQAPDYARVVARPMDLGTVGARLAAGRYSTRDHFAADVRQVFSNSRLYNTNKRSRIYSMTVRLSSLFEALWARVPAPRGARGARGARRARPTHSGRTSPRRTRHRTHRTHRTRRVAAAELANGHESASSDSETLAATSRRVHRAAADAAAADDSLDSDAPLDAHRKGKGVGKKSKSSSASVEPAPSTSRARDTDLYVPSGSRTVRDESGGEGGGGSWSESSAYSNIEVVEEELAEDEVELTYDEHSDGPHRTSTGRNKRKRARITSGSSEGGRVNSHRPDNTPLKRMRERFTANTTTSGSSSGSELEEDRARRYESDHSYRPRYSTDDDAPLNLYRQRQSGASATRAADEPGTSGTAGSRREHNGHARVSCGGVSLRARSPVRYNEDSEEDSAAAISKRAQRPHRVHRLPRALTNDLRTQASVGVGLSGAGPALVPHNDDHNYFNGHAAPHHHRHPVSSRSTGGRSGGEGSSGGAAPVSISSRGRVRKLTAKARGLLRD; encoded by the exons ATGGAGGAGTCCAATGATGAGCACAATGTAGTTCCCG AACTCTACTTTCTGATAGCCAAATTTCTGTGCGGTGGACCCCTAAAGGAGACTGCgaag ACTTTGCTGAAAGAGCTCGAGTCAGTGGAG GTGCTGCCTCGACGACTCGACTGGGAGGGCGCCGAGCATGCTCAGTCATACCGTGAATTG GCAGCGCAGTATTCGGACATATCATGGCAACGGCTGGCTACAGTATGCGAGCGTGCACTGCGGTTGGCTCGCGTTGCACCCTCGGTGGCCCAAGATTCCGAGACACAAGGCGCGGCGGTACCTTCTGCGGAACAGAGCCGCCTAACGGCACGATTGTCATTACTGAGTGAGACGCTTGTAAGACCGAAGCcgaaatattcgttttttaagCAGGACCACTCTCTAG TGCGGCGACTAGTACACCGGGAATTGGGGCTTGGCGGCGCTGCTACtgccggcgggcgcggcggcgaggcAGCATTCCCCGCGCGGCTACTGAGCGGGTTGCAATTACAACGACGCACACTTGGGCACCTATCTGCAGTATACTGCGTGGTGTTTGACTGCACGGGCCGCTATGTGGTGACGGGTGCTGACGACTTGCTGGTGAAGGTGTGGGTCGCGCGGGACGGTCGGCTCGCGGCTACGTTGCGAGGGTGCGGCGCCGAGGTGACCGACGTCTGTGTATCGCGTGACGGCGCGCTGCTGGCGGTGGGCTCGGTGGAGCGGCTCGTCCGCGTGTGGTGCCTCGCCACGGGGGCACCGCGAGCCGTACTCCATGCGCACGCTGGAACTATTACCTCT GTTCACTGGTCGCCGGCGACGCGTGGCGAGGTCCGATGGCTCGCTTCCACTTCAACTGATGGCTCAGTAGCGTTCTGGAGCAGCTCAGCGGATGGACAGTTTCTCTCACAACCAGTGCAATACGTGGAGCGCATGCGGCCTGGTGCTTGCCATATGATCTGCGCGGCTTGGTCTGCAGGTGGCGCGTTCTTAGCGGCCGGCAGCGCCGACCAGCACGTGCGTGTATACGCGTTGCACCACACAGCACCCACGCCTCGACGTGTATTAGAAGTGGCAGTACACGGAGACGCGGTGGATAGTATTGCTTGGGCGCATCGTGGTCTGCGCTTCGTGTCCGGGAGTAAAGATGGTAGTGCGGCACTGTGGACACTACACGCGACACAATGGCGACATGCGATGCTTGTGCCCGCAGATAAACAGCGCGCCGCAGACGGCAAGAGACTGAAGGTGACCATGGTGTGTTGGGACTGTAGCGACGCCTATGTGGTCACAGCCGTTTCGGACAATACGGTGCGTGTATGGTGCTCTCGTACATGCATGCAGGTGCGCTGCCTCAGTGGACACCGTGACGAAGCGTATGTGTTAGAGGCGCATCCGTTCCTACCGGCTGTGCTACTCTCTGCCGGACATGACGGCCAATTGTTCGTATGGGACGCCGCCGCGGGCGAGGTGCTTGCGCAATTCCATAACCGCATAGAAGGTCAGGGTGACGGTGCCATCTTCGACGCTAAGTGGGGCGGCGGTGCAACTATCGCTGCGACTGATTCGCACGGACATCTGTTACTTTTGGGACTAGGTCGCGGACACCGACTTCTGTCTGAGCTACCCGCTGAGCTATTTTTCCACACTGACTATCGACCTCTAG TGAGGGATGCATTAGGAGGCGCGTTGGACGAGCAAACGGAAACACCACCACATCTGATGCCGCCACCGTTCCTGGTGGACGTGGAGGGCGCGCCACACGCACCGCGTTTTCAACGTCTCGTGCCGGGCCGCGAAAACCTCGCGCTCAATCAATTGATACCCGCCGCAGATGCGCCGCGCTCACGCATTGACGCCATGATCGCAGAGTTAGCTGGCGGTGGTGGTGGACCGGGAGGCCTAGGGGGTTTGGGGGGTGAAGCGCGGGGAGTGTGGCGCGGGGAAGGCGTGAGGCACACTGCGGGTTCGTGGCAGCGCGGCGACCCGCTACTGGTGCCTCATAGCACGCGTCCCATCGTGCCACCGCTCGCACCAGCCGCGCGACGAGCACTCGAGCAAGCCTG CGCGGAGCTGAACGCGCTGGAGATGAGTTGGTACCGACGCGAGATGCGGCGGCGGCCGGTGATGATCAGTACGGCGACGGACAGCGCGAGTGGTCGGCGGCGGCCGGGCCCGCGCGCTCGGGCGCCACGTGCTgcccgcccgccgcccgcgcgtCCGCCGCCGCCTCGCGTCGAGGAGGAGCCGCCTGAGAGCGCCTCGCACTCCGACACCTCTGATGAGTCCGTCCGGCTCTCCGGCTCGGCGCACTCCTCGCGGGACCGCTCCTCGTTTGCTTCCAGTCTCGACCTCACTGACTCCTCTACGAG TTCGGACTCGTCGGAGTACTCAGACTGGGAGACGGGCGCGGCTCTGGCTCCGCCCGCGCGCGCTCGTCGGAGACCGCTACCGGCTAGAAG GTACAGTCCGAGCACATCGACAAACAAGCGCACGGAACGACCGAGCACAAGTGCGGCGGCAGATGGGGCGAGCGGCAGCGGGGGTGGGGAGCCGGCGGAGGCGGACGCTGTGGACGGTGACGGCGAGGGCTCCGCCTCCGGTACGGGAGCCGGCGCCGCGGCCGACGACCTGCCCGACGTGTACCGCCCTGGCGAATGGCTCACCGCTGTCGCGCCGCGGAAAGCGCCCTACCACCCGCAAATGGGTGACATGTGCCTCTACTTCCGCGTG GGACACCAAAGATACTTCGAGGCCGTTGCAGTAAAggatctatataaaataaatcagcgAGACAAGCCTTGGGAGCGTACACAAGTGCAT GAGTGCGAGCTCGCGAAGGTGGTGGGCGTGCGATACGAGATCAAGCCTCCGCGCGTGGCGTCCGTGCGGCTGGCGTGCGCGCTGGACGCGGGCCGGCCGCGCTCGCTCACCGTGCGCTACCACGACATGCCGGACGTCATCGACTTCCTCGTGTTGCGCCAACAGTACGACGCGGCTGTGGCGCGCCGCTGGGGCCCCGGCGACCGCTTCCGCTGCATGATCGACGACTCGTGGTGGAGCGGCGTCGTGCTCGAGCGCTGTCCCACAGCGCCGCGGGACGCAGAAGCAGATCCCCGCCCTTCCGTTGCTGACTCTGCCGCTGAGCGATTCTCTCGTGAAGCTGCTTCGCATTTTTTGTCGCTGCGCGTGCGCTGGGATAATGGGGAGGTAGAGCGTTTATCGCCTTGGGACCTGGAACCTGTAGATCCAACCCGAGAACCCACTGAACCGGGTGGTTCCGTAGCTGTGCTGCCGCGAGAGTTAGAGACTGCGCTGTACCGCGCCGAAGCGCACGAATGGCCTCCACGTGGGAATCGTGCCGCCGCTTGCCACGCCATTGCACTACATATAGGCCAAGTCATGTCTCTGTCGGTGGCCGAGCCATTCGTCGCGCCGGTGGACCTTCAGCTATATCCTACCTACGCACGCGTTGTGCCATATCCCATCGATTTGGCTACCATAAAGGCGCGGTTCGAAAATCTG TTCTATCGACGAATGGCGGCAGCACAATTCGACGTGCGGTATTTAGCGACTAACGCTGAGTTGTTCAATGAGGCGCGGTCACCGATTGTGCGGCAGGCACGCCTACTCACCGATTTGCTTCTCTACATTATCAGCCACTGGCACGAGGTGGACGTGGTGGCCAAGTACCATGAGCTCGCCGCCTCGTATCAGTCATCGGATGATGAGCCACTGGCGCCGTCGCGGAAGAGTCGGCGTGCAGCGCGACGCCGCAGCGGCGCGGCGGAGAGCGGCACGGACCGGGCCGGCGACAAGTGGCGCGCGGCATGCTCCGAGGTGTTGCGCTCGCTGTTGGCCTCCGCCGACGCGGAGCCGTTCCTGGCGCCCGTGTCCGAGTCGCAGGCGCCGGACTACGCGCGCGTGGTGGCGCGCCCGATGGACTTGGGCACGGTGGGCGCGCGGCTGGCGGCGGGCCGGTACTCGACGCGCGACCACTTCGCTGCCGATGTGCGACAAGTGTTCTCAAACAGTCGCCTTTACAACACCAACAAACGCAGTCGG ATATACTCGATGACGGTGCGTCTGTCGTCGCTGTTCGAGGCGCTGTGGGCGCGCGTGCCGGCGCCGCGGGgcgcgcggggggcgcggggcgcgcggcgggcgcggcccACGCACAGCGGGCGCACGTCCCCGCGCCGCACGCGGCACCGCACGCATCGCACGCACCGCACGCGCCGCGTCGCCGCCGCCGAGCTCGCCAACGGACACGAGTCGGCCAGCTCCGACTCGGAGACGCTGGCGGCCACCTCGCGCCGCGTGCACCGcgccgccgccgacgccgccgCCGCTGACGACTCGCTCGACAGCGACGCACCGCTTGACGCGCACAGAAAAG GCAAGGGCGTGGGAAAGAAAAGCAAGAGCAGCAGCGCCAGTGTCGAGCCCGCGCCCAGTACGAGCCGCGCGCGCGACACCG ATCTATATGTGCCATCAGGGAGTCGCACTGTTCGTGACGAGAGTGGCGGTGAAGGCGGCGGTGGGTCCTGGTCGGAATCGAGCGCGTATTCCAACATCGAGGTGGTGGAGGAGGAGCTCGCTGAGGATGAAGTGGAGCTCACATACGATGAACATTCGGACGGGCCGCATCGCACG TCGACGGGGCGCAACAAACGCAAGCGCGCGCGCATCACGTCGGGCAGTAGTGAGGGCGGGCGCGTAAACTCACATCGCCCTGACAACACGCCACTAAAGAG AATGCGTGAGCGGTTCACAGCGAACACAACAACGTCTGGTTCGTCGTCGGGATCAGAGCTGGAAGAGGATCGCGCACGCCGGTACGAATCCGATCATTCGTACCGGCCGCGTTACTCCACTGACGACGACGCGCCGCTGAACTTATACCGGCAGCGGCAGAGCGGCGCGTCGGCGACGCGAGCGGCCGACGAGCCCGGCACCTCCGGCACCGCGGGCTCGCGCCGCGAACACAACGGACATGCACGCGTCAGT TGCGGCGGTGTGTCGTTGCGCGCGCGCTCGCCGGTGCGCTACAACGAGGACAGCGAGGAGGACTCGGCGGCCGCCATCAGCAAGCGCGCCCAGCGGCCGCACCGTGTGCACCGCCTGCCGCGCGCACTCACCAACGACTTGCGCACACAG GCTAGTGTTGGCGTTGGACTGAGCGGCGCGGGGCCAGCACTAGTTCCACACAACGACGACCATAACTATTTCAATGGTCACGCAGCGCCTCATCATCACCGGCACCCAG TAAGTTCTCGGTCGACGGGAGGTCGGTCGGGCGGCGAGGGCAgcagcggcggcgcggcgcccgTGTCCATCTCGTCGCGCGGGCGCGTGCGCAAGCTCACGGCCAAGGCGCGCGGCCTGCTACGGGACTGA
- the LOC115452985 gene encoding bromodomain and WD repeat-containing protein 1 isoform X1, with the protein MEESNDEHNVVPELYFLIAKFLCGGPLKETAKTLLKELESVEVLPRRLDWEGAEHAQSYRELAAQYSDISWQRLATVCERALRLARVAPSVAQDSETQGAAVPSAEQSRLTARLSLLSETLVRPKPKYSFFKQDHSLVRRLVHRELGLGGAATAGGRGGEAAFPARLLSGLQLQRRTLGHLSAVYCVVFDCTGRYVVTGADDLLVKVWVARDGRLAATLRGCGAEVTDVCVSRDGALLAVGSVERLVRVWCLATGAPRAVLHAHAGTITSVHWSPATRGEVRWLASTSTDGSVAFWSSSADGQFLSQPVQYVERMRPGACHMICAAWSAGGAFLAAGSADQHVRVYALHHTAPTPRRVLEVAVHGDAVDSIAWAHRGLRFVSGSKDGSAALWTLHATQWRHAMLVPADKQRAADGKRLKVTMVCWDCSDAYVVTAVSDNTVRVWCSRTCMQVRCLSGHRDEAYVLEAHPFLPAVLLSAGHDGQLFVWDAAAGEVLAQFHNRIEGQGDGAIFDAKWGGGATIAATDSHGHLLLLGLGRGHRLLSELPAELFFHTDYRPLVRDALGGALDEQTETPPHLMPPPFLVDVEGAPHAPRFQRLVPGRENLALNQLIPAADAPRSRIDAMIAELAGGGGGPGGLGGLGGEARGVWRGEGVRHTAGSWQRGDPLLVPHSTRPIVPPLAPAARRALEQACAELNALEMSWYRREMRRRPVMISTATDSASGRRRPGPRARAPRAARPPPARPPPPRVEEEPPESASHSDTSDESVRLSGSAHSSRDRSSFASSLDLTDSSTSSHSGSKNDNSDSSEYSDWETGAALAPPARARRRPLPARRYSPSTSTNKRTERPSTSAAADGASGSGGGEPAEADAVDGDGEGSASGTGAGAAADDLPDVYRPGEWLTAVAPRKAPYHPQMGDMCLYFRVGHQRYFEAVAVKDLYKINQRDKPWERTQVHECELAKVVGVRYEIKPPRVASVRLACALDAGRPRSLTVRYHDMPDVIDFLVLRQQYDAAVARRWGPGDRFRCMIDDSWWSGVVLERCPTAPRDAEADPRPSVADSAAERFSREAASHFLSLRVRWDNGEVERLSPWDLEPVDPTREPTEPGGSVAVLPRELETALYRAEAHEWPPRGNRAAACHAIALHIGQVMSLSVAEPFVAPVDLQLYPTYARVVPYPIDLATIKARFENLFYRRMAAAQFDVRYLATNAELFNEARSPIVRQARLLTDLLLYIISHWHEVDVVAKYHELAASYQSSDDEPLAPSRKSRRAARRRSGAAESGTDRAGDKWRAACSEVLRSLLASADAEPFLAPVSESQAPDYARVVARPMDLGTVGARLAAGRYSTRDHFAADVRQVFSNSRLYNTNKRSRIYSMTVRLSSLFEALWARVPAPRGARGARGARRARPTHSGRTSPRRTRHRTHRTHRTRRVAAAELANGHESASSDSETLAATSRRVHRAAADAAAADDSLDSDAPLDAHRKGKGVGKKSKSSSASVEPAPSTSRARDTDLYVPSGSRTVRDESGGEGGGGSWSESSAYSNIEVVEEELAEDEVELTYDEHSDGPHRTSTGRNKRKRARITSGSSEGGRVNSHRPDNTPLKRMRERFTANTTTSGSSSGSELEEDRARRYESDHSYRPRYSTDDDAPLNLYRQRQSGASATRAADEPGTSGTAGSRREHNGHARVSCGGVSLRARSPVRYNEDSEEDSAAAISKRAQRPHRVHRLPRALTNDLRTQASVGVGLSGAGPALVPHNDDHNYFNGHAAPHHHRHPVSSRSTGGRSGGEGSSGGAAPVSISSRGRVRKLTAKARGLLRD; encoded by the exons ATGGAGGAGTCCAATGATGAGCACAATGTAGTTCCCG AACTCTACTTTCTGATAGCCAAATTTCTGTGCGGTGGACCCCTAAAGGAGACTGCgaag ACTTTGCTGAAAGAGCTCGAGTCAGTGGAG GTGCTGCCTCGACGACTCGACTGGGAGGGCGCCGAGCATGCTCAGTCATACCGTGAATTG GCAGCGCAGTATTCGGACATATCATGGCAACGGCTGGCTACAGTATGCGAGCGTGCACTGCGGTTGGCTCGCGTTGCACCCTCGGTGGCCCAAGATTCCGAGACACAAGGCGCGGCGGTACCTTCTGCGGAACAGAGCCGCCTAACGGCACGATTGTCATTACTGAGTGAGACGCTTGTAAGACCGAAGCcgaaatattcgttttttaagCAGGACCACTCTCTAG TGCGGCGACTAGTACACCGGGAATTGGGGCTTGGCGGCGCTGCTACtgccggcgggcgcggcggcgaggcAGCATTCCCCGCGCGGCTACTGAGCGGGTTGCAATTACAACGACGCACACTTGGGCACCTATCTGCAGTATACTGCGTGGTGTTTGACTGCACGGGCCGCTATGTGGTGACGGGTGCTGACGACTTGCTGGTGAAGGTGTGGGTCGCGCGGGACGGTCGGCTCGCGGCTACGTTGCGAGGGTGCGGCGCCGAGGTGACCGACGTCTGTGTATCGCGTGACGGCGCGCTGCTGGCGGTGGGCTCGGTGGAGCGGCTCGTCCGCGTGTGGTGCCTCGCCACGGGGGCACCGCGAGCCGTACTCCATGCGCACGCTGGAACTATTACCTCT GTTCACTGGTCGCCGGCGACGCGTGGCGAGGTCCGATGGCTCGCTTCCACTTCAACTGATGGCTCAGTAGCGTTCTGGAGCAGCTCAGCGGATGGACAGTTTCTCTCACAACCAGTGCAATACGTGGAGCGCATGCGGCCTGGTGCTTGCCATATGATCTGCGCGGCTTGGTCTGCAGGTGGCGCGTTCTTAGCGGCCGGCAGCGCCGACCAGCACGTGCGTGTATACGCGTTGCACCACACAGCACCCACGCCTCGACGTGTATTAGAAGTGGCAGTACACGGAGACGCGGTGGATAGTATTGCTTGGGCGCATCGTGGTCTGCGCTTCGTGTCCGGGAGTAAAGATGGTAGTGCGGCACTGTGGACACTACACGCGACACAATGGCGACATGCGATGCTTGTGCCCGCAGATAAACAGCGCGCCGCAGACGGCAAGAGACTGAAGGTGACCATGGTGTGTTGGGACTGTAGCGACGCCTATGTGGTCACAGCCGTTTCGGACAATACGGTGCGTGTATGGTGCTCTCGTACATGCATGCAGGTGCGCTGCCTCAGTGGACACCGTGACGAAGCGTATGTGTTAGAGGCGCATCCGTTCCTACCGGCTGTGCTACTCTCTGCCGGACATGACGGCCAATTGTTCGTATGGGACGCCGCCGCGGGCGAGGTGCTTGCGCAATTCCATAACCGCATAGAAGGTCAGGGTGACGGTGCCATCTTCGACGCTAAGTGGGGCGGCGGTGCAACTATCGCTGCGACTGATTCGCACGGACATCTGTTACTTTTGGGACTAGGTCGCGGACACCGACTTCTGTCTGAGCTACCCGCTGAGCTATTTTTCCACACTGACTATCGACCTCTAG TGAGGGATGCATTAGGAGGCGCGTTGGACGAGCAAACGGAAACACCACCACATCTGATGCCGCCACCGTTCCTGGTGGACGTGGAGGGCGCGCCACACGCACCGCGTTTTCAACGTCTCGTGCCGGGCCGCGAAAACCTCGCGCTCAATCAATTGATACCCGCCGCAGATGCGCCGCGCTCACGCATTGACGCCATGATCGCAGAGTTAGCTGGCGGTGGTGGTGGACCGGGAGGCCTAGGGGGTTTGGGGGGTGAAGCGCGGGGAGTGTGGCGCGGGGAAGGCGTGAGGCACACTGCGGGTTCGTGGCAGCGCGGCGACCCGCTACTGGTGCCTCATAGCACGCGTCCCATCGTGCCACCGCTCGCACCAGCCGCGCGACGAGCACTCGAGCAAGCCTG CGCGGAGCTGAACGCGCTGGAGATGAGTTGGTACCGACGCGAGATGCGGCGGCGGCCGGTGATGATCAGTACGGCGACGGACAGCGCGAGTGGTCGGCGGCGGCCGGGCCCGCGCGCTCGGGCGCCACGTGCTgcccgcccgccgcccgcgcgtCCGCCGCCGCCTCGCGTCGAGGAGGAGCCGCCTGAGAGCGCCTCGCACTCCGACACCTCTGATGAGTCCGTCCGGCTCTCCGGCTCGGCGCACTCCTCGCGGGACCGCTCCTCGTTTGCTTCCAGTCTCGACCTCACTGACTCCTCTACGAG CTCGCACTCTGGGAGTAAAAACGACAA TTCGGACTCGTCGGAGTACTCAGACTGGGAGACGGGCGCGGCTCTGGCTCCGCCCGCGCGCGCTCGTCGGAGACCGCTACCGGCTAGAAG GTACAGTCCGAGCACATCGACAAACAAGCGCACGGAACGACCGAGCACAAGTGCGGCGGCAGATGGGGCGAGCGGCAGCGGGGGTGGGGAGCCGGCGGAGGCGGACGCTGTGGACGGTGACGGCGAGGGCTCCGCCTCCGGTACGGGAGCCGGCGCCGCGGCCGACGACCTGCCCGACGTGTACCGCCCTGGCGAATGGCTCACCGCTGTCGCGCCGCGGAAAGCGCCCTACCACCCGCAAATGGGTGACATGTGCCTCTACTTCCGCGTG GGACACCAAAGATACTTCGAGGCCGTTGCAGTAAAggatctatataaaataaatcagcgAGACAAGCCTTGGGAGCGTACACAAGTGCAT GAGTGCGAGCTCGCGAAGGTGGTGGGCGTGCGATACGAGATCAAGCCTCCGCGCGTGGCGTCCGTGCGGCTGGCGTGCGCGCTGGACGCGGGCCGGCCGCGCTCGCTCACCGTGCGCTACCACGACATGCCGGACGTCATCGACTTCCTCGTGTTGCGCCAACAGTACGACGCGGCTGTGGCGCGCCGCTGGGGCCCCGGCGACCGCTTCCGCTGCATGATCGACGACTCGTGGTGGAGCGGCGTCGTGCTCGAGCGCTGTCCCACAGCGCCGCGGGACGCAGAAGCAGATCCCCGCCCTTCCGTTGCTGACTCTGCCGCTGAGCGATTCTCTCGTGAAGCTGCTTCGCATTTTTTGTCGCTGCGCGTGCGCTGGGATAATGGGGAGGTAGAGCGTTTATCGCCTTGGGACCTGGAACCTGTAGATCCAACCCGAGAACCCACTGAACCGGGTGGTTCCGTAGCTGTGCTGCCGCGAGAGTTAGAGACTGCGCTGTACCGCGCCGAAGCGCACGAATGGCCTCCACGTGGGAATCGTGCCGCCGCTTGCCACGCCATTGCACTACATATAGGCCAAGTCATGTCTCTGTCGGTGGCCGAGCCATTCGTCGCGCCGGTGGACCTTCAGCTATATCCTACCTACGCACGCGTTGTGCCATATCCCATCGATTTGGCTACCATAAAGGCGCGGTTCGAAAATCTG TTCTATCGACGAATGGCGGCAGCACAATTCGACGTGCGGTATTTAGCGACTAACGCTGAGTTGTTCAATGAGGCGCGGTCACCGATTGTGCGGCAGGCACGCCTACTCACCGATTTGCTTCTCTACATTATCAGCCACTGGCACGAGGTGGACGTGGTGGCCAAGTACCATGAGCTCGCCGCCTCGTATCAGTCATCGGATGATGAGCCACTGGCGCCGTCGCGGAAGAGTCGGCGTGCAGCGCGACGCCGCAGCGGCGCGGCGGAGAGCGGCACGGACCGGGCCGGCGACAAGTGGCGCGCGGCATGCTCCGAGGTGTTGCGCTCGCTGTTGGCCTCCGCCGACGCGGAGCCGTTCCTGGCGCCCGTGTCCGAGTCGCAGGCGCCGGACTACGCGCGCGTGGTGGCGCGCCCGATGGACTTGGGCACGGTGGGCGCGCGGCTGGCGGCGGGCCGGTACTCGACGCGCGACCACTTCGCTGCCGATGTGCGACAAGTGTTCTCAAACAGTCGCCTTTACAACACCAACAAACGCAGTCGG ATATACTCGATGACGGTGCGTCTGTCGTCGCTGTTCGAGGCGCTGTGGGCGCGCGTGCCGGCGCCGCGGGgcgcgcggggggcgcggggcgcgcggcgggcgcggcccACGCACAGCGGGCGCACGTCCCCGCGCCGCACGCGGCACCGCACGCATCGCACGCACCGCACGCGCCGCGTCGCCGCCGCCGAGCTCGCCAACGGACACGAGTCGGCCAGCTCCGACTCGGAGACGCTGGCGGCCACCTCGCGCCGCGTGCACCGcgccgccgccgacgccgccgCCGCTGACGACTCGCTCGACAGCGACGCACCGCTTGACGCGCACAGAAAAG GCAAGGGCGTGGGAAAGAAAAGCAAGAGCAGCAGCGCCAGTGTCGAGCCCGCGCCCAGTACGAGCCGCGCGCGCGACACCG ATCTATATGTGCCATCAGGGAGTCGCACTGTTCGTGACGAGAGTGGCGGTGAAGGCGGCGGTGGGTCCTGGTCGGAATCGAGCGCGTATTCCAACATCGAGGTGGTGGAGGAGGAGCTCGCTGAGGATGAAGTGGAGCTCACATACGATGAACATTCGGACGGGCCGCATCGCACG TCGACGGGGCGCAACAAACGCAAGCGCGCGCGCATCACGTCGGGCAGTAGTGAGGGCGGGCGCGTAAACTCACATCGCCCTGACAACACGCCACTAAAGAG AATGCGTGAGCGGTTCACAGCGAACACAACAACGTCTGGTTCGTCGTCGGGATCAGAGCTGGAAGAGGATCGCGCACGCCGGTACGAATCCGATCATTCGTACCGGCCGCGTTACTCCACTGACGACGACGCGCCGCTGAACTTATACCGGCAGCGGCAGAGCGGCGCGTCGGCGACGCGAGCGGCCGACGAGCCCGGCACCTCCGGCACCGCGGGCTCGCGCCGCGAACACAACGGACATGCACGCGTCAGT TGCGGCGGTGTGTCGTTGCGCGCGCGCTCGCCGGTGCGCTACAACGAGGACAGCGAGGAGGACTCGGCGGCCGCCATCAGCAAGCGCGCCCAGCGGCCGCACCGTGTGCACCGCCTGCCGCGCGCACTCACCAACGACTTGCGCACACAG GCTAGTGTTGGCGTTGGACTGAGCGGCGCGGGGCCAGCACTAGTTCCACACAACGACGACCATAACTATTTCAATGGTCACGCAGCGCCTCATCATCACCGGCACCCAG TAAGTTCTCGGTCGACGGGAGGTCGGTCGGGCGGCGAGGGCAgcagcggcggcgcggcgcccgTGTCCATCTCGTCGCGCGGGCGCGTGCGCAAGCTCACGGCCAAGGCGCGCGGCCTGCTACGGGACTGA